A window of Zalophus californianus isolate mZalCal1 chromosome 12, mZalCal1.pri.v2, whole genome shotgun sequence genomic DNA:
aattttaataccatagATATACTCTATGCCTGTTTATGTACTTATGTATGTTTATGCTTTATACATAGAAAGGTTTTTTTCACACCTCAAAAATACACTTTTGAGAATATGATTTACATGTATGCAAGTATAATgcttttgtgattcatcagtgaTTCATTTTTGTTGCTGGGTAATTTTGATTATATGAAGAGACATTCATGAAGTGAGTAAAACTAATTGCAAATGTGTTACAAAGGCACTAAGAGTATAATTCAACTACTGTTTTTCCTCAAATTTgatcctcagtttccctgttGTCAGTAAACAGATCTCTAATCACACAATTGTTCCAGATAGAAATCTAGGAGTGATTGAgatactttctttccctttgtttccccATATACAATCCATTAAATTCTATCAATTTCACCActagattctttcttttttttttttttaaagattttacttattagatagagagggagcatgagaggggtggttgaggggggcagaggaataagcagactccccacactgaacatggagcccgatttggggctcgatcccaaggcgctgagatcatgaccccagctgaatgAAATGAGATGCTCAGCCGaatgagcctcccaggtgccccacctctaGATTATTTCCTGAATCTGGTCTCAAGGGATCAGATTTTGCTACCAGAACATTCTAGAcatggaaggatttttttaatcttaaaagaaatgggaagccactgaagagaTTTAAATAAGACAATGAAAGGACTTGATCAGTGTAATTAAAAGATTACTAAatctttcacttaataaataataaattagaacGTGGATAATGAGTTAGAAGGGACCAAGACTATTTAGGGAAAGGATCTTTCCAGAGGAAAAATGATAGTGGTTCTTTTACACATTTGAGGGTGTGGGAATGGGAGAATTGGGTGATATGCTGCATTTTCAGTGGGGCCCATGAAAACTTAGCCAAGGTCTCACTGCTAGATGATAACAAAACTATGACAAGAAATTCACATATATACTCCTTTTGATTGTTGTTGCTTTGACTTAGCTAATTTTCTTTGGCCAAACTAATCAGTATCCTAAATGAATTATGTATCTTCTTAAATCTTTTGCTGATGAGTTCAAAGGAATTAGAGAATTAGAATCAtacttaaagaaaacattttgtgtaCTTAACACATGCACTCAACTTCCCTTCCATGTtgtaattttttcccccactggCTGCTGCAGTACTAGTATCCATGAATCAGCTTCAGATGGTCTGCAATCTAGTTttatgcaaactttttttttttaaagaatttatttatttatttgagggagagagcaccctgggaccatgacctgagctgaaggcagtcccactcagccacccaggcgtccctatgcaAACTGTTTTGACTAtgtacacacaggcacacacagacgTCTTTGGGGGCCTCTTGATGAGGTCTTTAACCTATTAATGCTTCAGAATCAATGACTTACTATGTTTTCAGTCTCGAGTATACAGATATGCATATGACATAGTCTTTATTCTTAAGGTAAAGTTTACATcatataaacagataaatgaCAAAATCACATTGCTAGTGCTAAGGaggagagaagaacaaagttcTGGAAGTTTGTCAGTTATATTGGTGTTTCCTCTCTTCCAGGTGACTTCTGAAGTATGGCTCACCACAACATTTCTTCCTGCAGCCCTATATTGACACCCCATTTAACCAGGCTCTACTTCCTAGTACTCATTGGAGGGCTGGCAGGCATCATCTCCATTCTGTTCCTGCTGGTGAACATGAACACCCGATCTGTAACTACCACAGCAGTTGTTAATCTGGTGGTGGTCCACAGTGTTTTTCTGCTGACAGTGCCTTTTCGCTTGACATATCTCATCAAGCACACCTGGACATTTGGGTTGAGCTTCTGCAAATTTGTGAGTGCCATGCTACACATCCACATGTACCTCACATTCCTGTTCTACATGGTGATCCTGGTCATTCGGTACCTCATCTTCTTCAAGCGCAAGGACAAAGTAGAATTTTACAGGAAGTTCCATGCTGTGGCTGCCAGTACTGGCATGTGGCTGCTGGTGATTGTGATTGTGGTACCCGTGGTTGCTTCTCAGTATGGAACTCACCAGGTGTACGACGAGCAACACTGTTTTAAATTCCACAAAGAGCTTGATCGTGCATACGTGCGAGTCATCAACTATATGATAGTTACTACTGTCATAGCCACTGCAATGGTCCTCTTAGTCTTCCAGATCTTCATCATTATGTCAATGGTGCGGAAGCTACGCCCCTCCTTACTATCCCACCAGGAGTTCTGGGCCCAGCTGAAAAACCTATTTTTTATCGGAGTTATCCTTATTTGCTTCCTTCCCTACCATTTCTTTAGGATCTACTACTTGTACACGGTGGCACACTCACATGACTGTAACAACACTGTtgcattttataatgaaatcttCTTGAGTGTAACTGCAATTAGCTGCTTTGATTTGTTGCTCTTTGTTCTTGGAGGAAGCCGTTGTAAGCAAAAGATAATTGACCTATGGAATTGCCTCTTGTGCCGTTAGCCACAAACTACAGTATTCAAAATTCCTTTATACTGGGAGTAAAAATGGGCATAGAGAGGTAGGAAGGGTTATTTCATTACTTGATTAAAAGCATGCCTTAATGCGCCCAAATAAAAGGACTATAAAATGTCAGAGCATTCATTCCGGTCCTTATTTAATCCCTACCACCTCTAAATGATGCCTTTAGAAAGACTAGTGATGTTCAGTCCACCTGGAGTTATAATACTGCATTATTTTCCAATAGAAAAGGTCTACTTGGCCCATCTGGGCACCATGGGCCTACTGGTTTCTGAGCTTCACCAGCTTATTTTAGTTTCATCAGTTTGAAACATGATCTTCTGTAGGCTTTGGATTGGATTCAACCCTCTAGttcttttcatttcacttaaCCTTAGGTAAATTAACCCTGGCAATGAATCAGCCCCAAAGACACAAACTCTATTGGCTAACCAGATAAGATATCCATTCAACTCCCACCCTGACAAATAGCAGATAAAGGGGGAGAACAGTAAGAAACTtatctagatttatttatttatcataacTTTCATGGGAAGTCACTTATCTAGAAATCAAGAGAAACAGAAGTCCTTGTGACCTTCTGCTATAACAAGGTTATCTAGATTTGTCCTTTGAAAGGTCAAGTTTAAGGACATGGGATCAACATCCTCAATAACtccaaaaatcatttaaaagctTACTAAACATATAAGGGTGAAACTCTAAGTTAAAGAATATTCCTGACCAATATGCTGCTAAGCATTAAAATGAGTTCCTGAGGGAAGTGattacatttttccctttctgttttttgagaaaaatctctAGATGTCTTGGCCACAGTTAATTTAGATTTACCTTGGAAACAGAAACTTACACTCtagtttccttctctccttaaGGTTATGAGTCTTTAAATAAACGAAaacaatattcttaaaaaaagaacttttgagaaatatatagaaaaattaatttagactATGAGATTAGGCTGCTAAGTTGATACATAGGCTTGTGGGCTTTTTCCCTTCTTGCCCATATTTCTACTATTTCCCTCAAAGTTTCATAATTTTGAAACTTTCCAAGGAACTGATCCAGGTTCATATCTAATGCTTCAGAACTAAAGCAATTTATGATAGGAATAGAAGAATAGAATGAATTaaggtaaaaatttttttcccagcaAAATAAAGGATCAGaatttaaagacttattttaaatttgttatacTCTATGGATCTACAAATTTACCAGATGAATAAGAAATATCCCTGTGAGTTCCTATAATCACTAAAATTACTGAGTCATAGAAGttaattttgaggaagaaaaagcagCAACATGCTTCACAGActtgtttccaaaattttcctactttaaaatttatgttcttgggtgcctgggtggctcagtcgttaaacgtctgccttcagctcaggtcatgatcccagggtcctgggattgagtcccacatcgggctccctgctcagcgggaagcctgcttctccctctcccactccccctgcttgtgttcctgctctcactgtctctctctgtcaaataaataaataaaatctttaaaaaaatttatgttcttttttaagttatatttcctttatttcttgtcttcttttcccattttttcttagtttttttcttctcattttgacttataacatttgtaaatttcTAAGACCCATagaagttttaagaaaatttgttacatccataaataagaaaatagtaaaatataatagaaatagtATAGAATgatataaatagtaaaatattaaaatttctaaacatttatgGAAATTATATCAAATTTCTCTTCTTATATATCTGTGTCTTACTATCATACTATCTGTTAGCTTGTAAATTATATTACAATCTCTTCcagattttaaatttgttgagctCAGGAGATTATGTTTTTCcctgtattattatatattataataaagggCTTATTTCTTTGGATCTATAAGAAATATCATCCAACATACAGAGATGCAGTATTCCCTAGTATAAAATAACTTATTcattaatatttagaatataattgGAAATTTTCAATTTGTCTGTTCATTGTCTCTAATTGCTATGAAAATGAATCTCATGCAGGAGTGGGGGCATCACTGGCCTCTCAGGCCATTTTTGGATATCAAAATTATAAGAGTGTACTACCGGCATTTTGTTGTTGGGGCCAGAGACTAGACATTTTGCCTTGCACACAACTCTCTGCATAGTAAATAATTATCAGGTCTTGCTGTATATTTGAATGTTCTTCCAGACATTTATGAAATGAAACATATGCTCATAATAATTAGTCaggttttgtttagttttcataAATACATAGTAATTTTTGGTACggttttaattttctgaattttccagaaatgtaGCTACCATGGATAtggaggaaagattttttttattatgttaatgttaatcaccatacattacatcatcagtttttgatgtagtgttccatgatgcattgtttgcgtataacacccagtgctccatgcagaacatgctctctttaatacccattaccaggctaacccatccttccacccccctctcctccagaaccctcagtttgtttttcagagtccatagtctctcatggttcgtctccctggAGGAAAGactttattctgttttcctcAGAACTTTACCAAGAGTTGCTCATTCCTTTGGAAAAGCACACTATCAATGTCAATACCATCTGTGGCATTAAAATACAACACAACACACCTGTAAGCAATATTTGTAGCAGTTGTATTCAGGTAGGATACTAGATATAGGTGCCAACATCAGACTGCCTGATTTGTCTCCTTTTGTGATCATCTCTGAGCATttacacattaaaatatattactttattataagtaactttctccttcattattcatttatgttACAGTtagaacattatatatatataatactgtaGGAGGGTTATATtatctgtaaatttattttagaatggtAAAAGAATAATTACCAAATATTTGGGATAGAAAGTAAGGTTTTGGGTCTGCAAGATTTGAGACCAACTGAGCTAGCAcagaatcactttatttttttttaaaagattttattgaattatttgacaaagacagacacagcaagagagggaatacaagcagaggaagtgggagagggagaagcaggctcccagcggagcagggagccagattcagggcttgatcccaggaccctgggatcatgacctgagctgaaggcagatgcttaacaactgagccacccaggcaccgcccagAATCACTTTAAAGGGGAGATTTACCAATTATGACattatgaacagaaaaaaatattcctatattttgggaatacttttttttagagagagagagtgcatgcacacatgtgcatgtgtgtgagctgggggaggagggggagggggaggaagagaatctcaagcaggctccatgctgagcatggagccccacgtggggctcaatctcatgaccctgagatcacaacctgagccaaatgcttaactgaccgtGCCACCCAGGTACGCCTATTCTGGGAATACATAACCTCAGCTTGattcaattataaattatttcttttgcttctgtAGTGATTAAAAGAGTAAACacaacttttaagaaaataaaacatgtgggttttttttgtttttttgataagaCAAAGGCATTTTCCTGAGCCTCACAACTCTCAAATTGGCTCATGGTCAGTATCTGCCAGATTTTAAACCCAGGGATAATGACATTTTTGGAGGCACAGAAAGAAAGATTGCTTCTGGCACCCATTAAGAAGCTTTCTACTCAgcctttgttcatttcttaattttcctctGAAAGGTTCTTTGAgttcatttcttccttaatctGACATAAATTAGGGAGAAAGAAACTATTTTACCTGTAGGTGAAATGAGCTTTGTGTGGAATGATTCAAGAAGTGGTGAAAATCCCCAAATCCTCCTCTAATCCTCCTCAATGGGGCTGCCATTAAAACTGTATTCCTAGGTTAATAAAGCAGTTTTCGAAGGAGGGCACTGAGCTGAGATGTTCTCAGTCATCAGCTCTTGAGTGGGAAGTCAGTGAGGTAAAAGTGTGAAGTTGCCATTTCTTAGATTATGCAGATTTTGCCCACTTAATCTCTAATAAAATGAGGCACAGACCAAGGACTCTCACACTTACTGGGGGTGGGAAGAACAAAGAAACTCTCTTTGTGATAGGGGCTGATTACAGCAAATTGGAAATAGTTGGTGACAAAAACCCTATAGTAAAGGGACACAGTGATGGTGGATTTGCTTGGATAATGCTAAGAAAGCTCAGGACATAAAAAAGCATCCACAGATATCAGAAACTAGGCATTAGCTGAACCCTGAAAAAAAACTTTGGCCATTGCATGGCTGAGCCTATTTCTGTAACAGAATGGGCATGCCACGTATTTGACAagacagaactcagaaaaatgaGCAAGTTCTATTACCTGAAAGAGTAAATGTATTGTCTGAAACTTCCAGAGATTAGGACCTGGGCCCTAATATCAAAATGTACCAGATGGAGGCTTCAACCTGGGAAACACTGTAAAAGCCCAGTGGTCAGCACCAGGCACCACATTTTGGGTAGGATTACCAATGGTGGTGAGGATGGAAAAGGTGGGGATAGATGCTGAAACTGCTCAAAGTCTTATGCTTTAGGCTCAATCTCAGCCTTCAGATGGAGAGGAATCTGGACAACCAGCAGAAGCTATCAGGGAAGGACAGAAAACTACATCTGACAACAAGTAGCTGAGAGGAAGAGGGGCCTGAGTAAGCCTTGGCTAGGAGTTCTGAGCAAGCAAGGGACAGCAGGAAGATGCTGAGCTCTTAGAAAGCAGAAAGGGCAACAAAGGCAGCCCTTAAGAAAGACAGTTTTGAATAGAAGATGAGAAGATGCTGGATATCATTGCTTTATTTGAATTTTGTCCTAGTATTTTGTCATTAACAGTGAGTGGTTTcttgaaaagctgaaagcttttcttctaagatcaagaacaaagcaaagatgtccactcttatgacttttattcaacatagtattataaGTCTCAGCCAGAACAATTAggtaagaccaaaaaaaaaaaaaaaaaagaaaaaagataaaggcatccaaagtaaaaagaaagaagtaaaactgtctctatttgcagatgacatattatatatagaaaaccctaaagaccaccAAAACACTATTATAATAAAGGAGTTTAATAAAgttacaagatacaaaatcaatattcaaaaaatagtttctatttaTTATCTAgatatctatctattatctactTTCTAGGCATTTCTATCTACTAACAACAagctatcagaaaaagaaattaagaaaacgatcccacttacaattgaaaaagaataaaatacttcagaataaatttaaccaagaggtAAAAGAGCTGTACAATGAAAATTCTAAGatcttgatgaaagaaattgaagaagatgcatggaaagatattccatgctcatggattggaagaattattattgttaaaatgtccataccactaAAAGCAATCTACTGATTCAATGCAagaccaaaattccaatggcatttgtcacagaaatagaaaaaaaaaaaaaaaacctaaaatttgtatggaactataagatattccaaatagccaaagcaatcttgagaaagaaccaAGTTGGacgcatcacacttcctgatttcaaactatattacaaagctagagtaatcaaaacagtataagactggcataaaaacagacccatagatcaatggaaagaataaagagcccaaaaataaaccaatgcatatatagtcaattaCTTTATGACGAAGGAGCCAAGCATATAAAatagggaaaggatagtctccTCAATAAAaggttgggaaaactggaccaccacatgcaaaagaatgaaatggggcCCTTATCTTATGCCATGTGCAAAAATCagcttaaaatggattaaagacttaaatttaagatctgaaaccataaaactcctagaagaaaacgcAGGGACTTAAGCTCCTTGACGctagtcttggcaatgatttttttggatttgacacccaATGTAAAAGTAACAAACGCAATAAAGAAGTGGGAGGGGAGTACATCAAATTAAAAGGCATCCGTACattgaaggaaaccatcaacaaaatgaaatgacaacctaccaaatgaaagaaaatatttgcaatcataTAGCCgataggggttaatatccaaaatatataaagaatatataactcACTAgcaaaaaaaatcccaagcaatctgattaaaaatgggcaaaggaactgagtagacatttttccaattaggacttacaaatggccaaaaggtacatgaaatgatgctcaaagtcattaatcatcagggaaatgtaagcCAAAACCACAAAATGAGGTATTACTTCACACTGTTAGAATGATTAtcaccaaaaagacaaaagataacaaatgttcATAACGCtgtggaaaaaagagaacccATGCACAGTCTTGgtggaatgtaaattagtacagccactatgaaaaacagtacagagtgttaaaaatagaactattatatGCCCCAGCAATccaatttctgggtatatatccgaagaaattgaaaacaagatctcaaagaggtatctgtaCCCccaccatgttcattgcagcattattcacaatagccaagatatggaaacaacataagtgtccatcaatggataaatggataaagaagatatatacagttgacccttgaacaacatgggtttgaattgagtaggtccacttatacacggattttttttcaataaatacagtatagttcTGTAAacgtattttttcttccttatgattttcttaacatttttttcctctagcttatTTTTGTAGGCTAAAACAtacaacacacaaaatatgtgttaattgactttttatgttatcggtaaggcttccaaGTCAATAGTAGTATATTAGTATTAAGTTtggggagagtcaaaagttatacatgcaTTTTTGACTATGTGAGGGGTTAGTACCCCaatccctgcattgttcaagggtcaactgtgtgtgtttatgtatgtatgtatgatacCACATATggtatgtagaatctaaaaaaaaaaaaaaagtcaaagttatAGAAGCagggagtagaatggtggttatcagaCCCTGGGATggtgggaaaatggggagatgttgggtTAAAAGGTTCAAATGTATAGCTTTGTAGGATGAATAAGTTTAGAAATCTAATGTACAGGCACGATGACTATATTTAATTATGAACACTGGAAATATGCTAAAAGAGTAGCTTTCAAGTGCATTCCTTACAAATAATGGTAACTATGTGTggagatatgttaattagctCTACTGTAGTAATCATTCCACTATGAATATATGTATCAAATCAGCatgttatacactttaaatgcatttaatttttatttaaaaaaatcttttaatgagGGAGTGGAGCATGCCACTCGATCTCAgtgttgtaagtttgagccccatgttgggtgtagtgaccacttaaaaataaaatctttggggcgcctgggtggctcagttagttaagcagccaactcttggttttggctcaggtcatgatctcagggtcgtgagattgagcaccGAGCTGGGCTCCccggctcagtgaggagtctgcttcagtattctctttccctctgccctgccccctctctaaaataaataaatctttttaaaaatctttaaaaaattaaaaataaaaaatcttttaatgatAGTATTAGCTTTTACCTTCCGTCATATTGAAAATATTATCAATACAAAAGTTTACAAaggcaaaaaaaggaaaggcaaatgttttctttattttaacacTAGATGGCAGCCCAAAGTAACAAATTGTATCTAGTTTTCAAAGCTTGTTCCTTGAATTTTAAGcttaatttacttaaaaacaggaggtgggagagaagagaaaatgaagtaaaaataataattttttagcaTTTTCAGAACTCTGCACTAGATTCtcaggtttggggtttttttcttaaaaagatattACATAGCAACTTTGTTTTCTTGTGGTAAGTTGCCTGAGAAGATACTGTTAAAATATAGCTCTAGCTATAAGagcaaaaataattctgaaagcaAGTAATTTTTGACTTAGCTCATATTTAGAGACTTTTGTACTTTAATAATAGTTTGTTGCAACTAATGTTTTGATTCCAAATTAAATTGATTCTTACAAATAATGAGTACACAACTGTTTTGTACAGGATTGGGATTTCAgtgacctgtttttgttttgttttgttttgaatgcctgccaatttttttccttttatttttatttttttatttaaattcaattaattaacatatagtatattgttagtttcagaggtagaggtcagtgattcatcagtcttatataacacccagtgctcatcacatcatgtgccctccttaatgcccatcacccagttgccccatcccccaactcctccctcctccagcagccctccgtttgtttcctatcATTAAaagtctcatggttcgtcccctctctgattttgtcttgttttatttttccctcccttctcttatgattctgttttatttcttaaattccaaattccatgctcatggatcagaagaataaacattgttaaaatgtttatgctacccagagcaatctataccttcaacgccatcccgatcaaaattccaatgacatttttcaaagtgctggaacaaataatcctaaaatttgtatggaatcagaaaagaccctgaatcaccaaggaaatgttg
This region includes:
- the GPR141 gene encoding probable G-protein coupled receptor 141, yielding MAHHNISSCSPILTPHLTRLYFLVLIGGLAGIISILFLLVNMNTRSVTTTAVVNLVVVHSVFLLTVPFRLTYLIKHTWTFGLSFCKFVSAMLHIHMYLTFLFYMVILVIRYLIFFKRKDKVEFYRKFHAVAASTGMWLLVIVIVVPVVASQYGTHQVYDEQHCFKFHKELDRAYVRVINYMIVTTVIATAMVLLVFQIFIIMSMVRKLRPSLLSHQEFWAQLKNLFFIGVILICFLPYHFFRIYYLYTVAHSHDCNNTVAFYNEIFLSVTAISCFDLLLFVLGGSRCKQKIIDLWNCLLCR